Proteins encoded by one window of Candidatus Nitrosocosmicus hydrocola:
- the thiC gene encoding phosphomethylpyrimidine synthase ThiC: MATQLNSAKRGIATDEMKKVAKDEDVDVNFVIKGIANGSIIIPKNVARIQQIKPTGIGKGLKTKVNVNIGTSTLYQNLDEEISKAKIAMKYGADTMMDLSDGGDLDIIREKLLDAASSITFGSVPIYQAYGYGVTKYKNPLNITEDDFLNVFEKHAKDGVDYTTIHSGITLELAKRIMSVKRHAGIVSKGGTITAAWMLKYNKENPYYEHFDYLCEIAKKYDVTFSLGDALRPGSILDSHDELQVSEMINVSRLAKVAYANDVQVMVEGPGHVPLNEVAVNVRLAKSLIGDIPYYVLGPLVTDIASGYDHIASAIGAAISASEGVDLLCYLTPAEHLGLPNENEVKEGLIAYRIAAHAGDLVKNREKAIKWDTEMTEARRTLNWEKQLSLSIDPEKAKDIHYRNTGQHPGNNVPCTMCGGACVYLMLPQQRRYIKKEDGKEIE, translated from the coding sequence GTGGCTACTCAACTTAACTCGGCTAAAAGAGGTATTGCAACTGATGAAATGAAAAAAGTCGCAAAAGACGAAGACGTTGATGTTAATTTTGTTATCAAAGGCATTGCTAATGGTTCTATCATCATTCCAAAAAATGTAGCAAGAATACAACAAATCAAACCAACAGGTATAGGGAAGGGCCTAAAAACAAAGGTTAATGTAAATATTGGAACATCTACGTTATATCAAAATTTAGACGAGGAAATTTCAAAGGCCAAAATAGCAATGAAATATGGTGCAGATACAATGATGGACCTCTCTGATGGGGGTGATCTGGATATCATAAGAGAAAAACTGCTTGATGCAGCATCGTCTATTACCTTTGGGTCTGTACCTATCTACCAAGCATATGGATACGGGGTTACGAAATACAAAAATCCTCTCAATATAACGGAAGATGATTTTTTAAATGTTTTTGAAAAACATGCAAAAGATGGCGTGGATTACACAACAATCCATTCTGGAATAACACTAGAGTTAGCAAAAAGAATAATGAGTGTCAAAAGGCATGCGGGAATTGTATCAAAAGGCGGAACGATTACTGCAGCATGGATGTTAAAATACAATAAAGAAAATCCATACTATGAGCATTTTGACTATCTGTGTGAGATAGCAAAAAAGTATGACGTCACATTTAGTCTTGGTGATGCTTTAAGGCCTGGTTCCATACTTGATTCTCATGATGAACTACAGGTTTCGGAAATGATAAATGTTTCTAGATTGGCCAAAGTCGCATATGCAAATGATGTTCAAGTAATGGTTGAAGGTCCGGGACATGTACCTTTAAATGAAGTAGCCGTAAACGTCCGACTAGCCAAATCTTTGATAGGCGATATTCCTTACTATGTGTTAGGACCTTTGGTAACAGACATAGCCTCTGGATACGATCATATTGCAAGCGCCATTGGTGCTGCTATTTCGGCCTCCGAAGGTGTTGATTTGCTTTGTTACTTGACACCTGCAGAGCATTTGGGGCTACCAAATGAAAATGAAGTGAAGGAGGGACTAATTGCTTACAGAATAGCCGCACATGCTGGAGATTTGGTAAAAAATAGAGAAAAAGCGATAAAATGGGATACTGAAATGACTGAAGCAAGACGAACCCTAAACTGGGAAAAACAATTGTCTTTATCCATAGATCCTGAAAAGGCTAAAGATATTCATTATCGAAATACCGGCCAACATCCCGGGAACAATGTTCCATGCACTATGTGTGGTGGTGCTTGTGTGTATTTAATGTTACCACAACAGAGGCGATATATCAAAAAAGAAGATGGTAAAGAAATTGAATAA
- a CDS encoding ATP-binding protein: MAKTSPSFKDTEILGCENVYKKRNIDKLVNLDNKPGKSIDIVVDNKDFLPFFETNNLCKSLISRKTKETKIRIITKFIPAEIGSQNKVFSLADEVRISNNLQGSFIITKSSSMIFVNADNYSNNKIPSMVIFDNPIVVQQQQFLFDILWEKSYGKSYGDYESKIKRATEVITDNSEIKKRIIDLMKMSNEICVCSTVEGLKLIKNDFFNFHEELLDKYQKRKYKGTRWITSINSKDDVKVVKDLLSESMCVRHIRDISTLTANFAFDDNVFYSTIDTMKGGKMMTSLMSSNDSLYIETYRSIFERLWMNGQDAMDRIYDIENGLQENDISVLYNPEEVVNLGRKYFDSAKKEVLMILPSFNSSLRIERNSDFLLFDNLAKRGIKVKVLIPILPKFRERINHLMLRYPLIEFKTLSFTLPFLMSTAIIDREKLMSSEIIDDTKNSYNEVIRLGVFIDSKHTALSYASIFENLWAQTEIDELLRINDRIQQDFLHIAAHELRTPIQSLMGYTTILQKELEYSKEYKYYFDAVKRNIDRIKKLTDRLLDVTQFETNKFVLRKETFDFSKMMLELLKEYKIKIKETENILIDIRFLPKYSKLKEPLMVFADKIKIIQVMMNLLDNAIEFSKYNEIRRRRKKIRITVVVENSIRKSRDNKTQNELTISIIDNGPGIPPEILPRVFSKFVTTSANGIGLGLYFSKKIIEAHEGQISAKNRDDNKGAIFSINIPV, encoded by the coding sequence TTGGCAAAAACATCACCGAGTTTCAAAGATACAGAAATTTTGGGATGTGAAAATGTCTATAAGAAACGGAATATTGATAAATTAGTTAATCTAGATAATAAACCCGGTAAATCAATAGATATTGTTGTCGATAATAAAGATTTTTTGCCTTTTTTTGAGACTAATAATTTATGCAAAAGTTTGATTTCTCGGAAAACTAAAGAAACAAAAATAAGAATAATTACTAAATTTATTCCGGCCGAGATTGGCAGTCAAAACAAGGTGTTCTCGCTTGCAGATGAAGTCCGTATTTCAAATAACCTGCAAGGAAGTTTCATAATAACCAAATCATCATCTATGATTTTCGTTAACGCGGATAATTATTCTAATAATAAAATACCTAGTATGGTAATATTTGATAATCCAATAGTTGTTCAGCAGCAACAATTTTTATTCGACATTCTATGGGAAAAATCTTATGGCAAGTCATACGGAGACTATGAATCAAAGATAAAAAGAGCAACTGAAGTCATTACTGATAACTCGGAAATAAAAAAGAGAATTATTGATTTAATGAAAATGTCTAATGAAATTTGTGTATGCTCAACTGTTGAGGGCCTAAAACTAATAAAAAATGATTTCTTTAACTTTCACGAAGAGTTATTAGACAAGTATCAAAAAAGAAAATACAAAGGCACCCGCTGGATCACTTCTATAAATAGCAAAGATGATGTAAAGGTAGTCAAAGATCTTTTGAGCGAAAGTATGTGCGTTAGACACATTAGAGATATTTCAACCCTTACTGCTAATTTCGCATTTGATGATAATGTCTTTTATTCAACAATTGATACGATGAAAGGAGGAAAAATGATGACTAGTTTGATGTCAAGCAACGATTCTCTATATATTGAAACTTACAGGAGCATTTTTGAACGCCTATGGATGAATGGACAAGATGCAATGGACAGGATATATGATATCGAAAATGGACTGCAAGAAAATGATATTTCAGTACTATATAATCCTGAAGAGGTGGTAAATTTAGGTCGAAAATATTTTGATAGCGCAAAGAAAGAGGTTCTAATGATACTACCCTCTTTCAATTCTTCATTACGTATTGAAAGAAATTCTGACTTTTTGCTTTTTGATAATTTGGCAAAAAGGGGGATAAAGGTTAAGGTGTTAATACCAATTCTACCCAAATTCAGAGAAAGAATAAATCACTTGATGTTAAGGTATCCGTTAATTGAATTTAAGACATTATCATTTACCCTTCCATTTCTTATGTCTACTGCAATAATTGACAGAGAAAAATTGATGTCTTCTGAAATAATAGATGATACAAAAAACAGTTATAATGAGGTAATACGGTTAGGCGTATTTATAGATAGTAAACATACTGCTTTGTCTTATGCTTCGATTTTCGAAAACCTTTGGGCGCAAACAGAAATTGATGAATTGCTTAGAATCAATGACAGAATTCAACAAGATTTCTTGCATATAGCCGCACATGAATTAAGAACTCCTATTCAATCGTTAATGGGGTATACAACTATACTCCAAAAAGAGTTAGAATACTCAAAGGAGTATAAGTATTATTTTGATGCTGTCAAAAGAAATATTGATCGAATTAAAAAATTAACTGATAGGCTATTAGATGTAACTCAGTTTGAGACCAATAAATTCGTACTAAGAAAAGAAACGTTTGATTTCAGTAAAATGATGTTGGAACTACTCAAAGAATATAAAATCAAAATTAAAGAAACGGAAAATATTTTGATCGACATCAGATTTTTGCCAAAATATAGTAAATTAAAAGAGCCATTAATGGTATTTGCAGATAAAATCAAGATAATTCAGGTAATGATGAATTTACTGGACAATGCCATAGAGTTTTCTAAATATAATGAGATAAGACGAAGAAGAAAGAAAATTAGAATAACAGTTGTGGTTGAGAACTCCATAAGAAAGTCACGAGATAACAAGACCCAGAATGAATTAACAATTAGTATTATAGATAACGGACCCGGAATCCCTCCAGAGATACTACCTCGAGTATTCTCTAAATTTGTTACTACCTCTGCAAATGGGATTGGTTTGGGTTTGTATTTTTCCAAGAAAATTATTGAAGCGCATGAGGGTCAAATATCTGCAAAAAACAGGGACGACAACAAAGGAGCGATATTTAGCATCAATATACCTGTATAA
- a CDS encoding sensor histidine kinase, which translates to MTGRNDDDSVDGQSDIGKGGATKDDITRLASRSREIRSEIHNLVTDSSLLLQQNKQLQKTSIEPDQKQVNANGKIGTEPFELHTTNKNDDDISKHKILDINRRLVELNEELANIINEIIASNENIREKYEKQQDFINIAAHEIRSPCQAIIGYVELLNLEPADSKKHLDLIEKNAERLSLIISNILDASRIDHKTLKIEKVKFSLVELIEQIIDDLNSRITDDRNQNTQIVFENIQTDNQNLPDASKNTIIYADKGRITQVIFNLLDNAIRYGKGNKIIVALKEHTPIHQEDDKEVAHIESEKLVRLPEQKRLDHGEIIVQVKDSGRGINSKVLDNLFSKFTSDSTAGGTGLGLYISKNIVEAHGGRIWAENNKDQKGATLSFSLPLNLD; encoded by the coding sequence ATGACAGGACGAAATGACGATGACAGCGTAGACGGTCAGAGCGATATAGGTAAAGGGGGAGCAACTAAGGATGACATTACACGTCTTGCTAGTAGATCTCGAGAAATTCGTTCTGAAATTCATAACTTGGTAACTGATAGTTCTTTGTTACTACAACAGAACAAGCAATTACAAAAAACATCAATAGAACCGGATCAAAAACAAGTAAATGCGAACGGTAAGATAGGAACCGAACCTTTTGAACTTCATACAACTAACAAGAATGATGACGATATTTCAAAACATAAAATATTGGATATTAATCGTAGATTGGTAGAGTTAAATGAAGAACTTGCTAATATCATTAATGAAATTATCGCTTCAAATGAGAACATTAGAGAGAAATATGAAAAGCAACAAGATTTTATCAATATTGCTGCACACGAAATCCGAAGCCCTTGCCAGGCTATAATTGGCTATGTAGAATTGCTTAATCTAGAACCAGCAGACAGTAAAAAACACTTGGATTTAATTGAAAAAAATGCTGAGAGGCTCAGTCTCATAATTTCAAATATACTTGATGCTTCAAGAATCGACCATAAGACACTCAAGATCGAAAAGGTGAAATTTAGTTTAGTAGAATTGATAGAACAAATAATTGATGACTTGAATAGTCGTATAACTGACGACCGTAACCAAAATACACAGATCGTATTTGAAAATATTCAAACTGATAATCAAAATTTACCTGACGCTAGTAAAAACACAATTATATATGCTGATAAAGGAAGAATCACTCAAGTTATTTTCAATTTGCTTGATAACGCTATTCGATATGGTAAAGGAAACAAAATTATTGTGGCTTTAAAAGAACATACACCTATTCACCAGGAGGATGATAAGGAGGTCGCTCATATTGAAAGTGAAAAACTTGTTAGGTTACCTGAACAGAAGCGACTAGATCATGGAGAAATCATAGTCCAAGTTAAAGACAGTGGCAGAGGAATTAATTCGAAAGTCTTGGACAACTTATTTTCAAAGTTTACCTCTGATTCAACTGCTGGAGGCACAGGATTGGGATTGTATATTTCAAAAAATATTGTTGAAGCCCATGGAGGTAGAATCTGGGCTGAAAACAACAAGGATCAAAAAGGAGCAACACTTTCTTTTAGTTTACCTTTGAATTTAGACTGA
- a CDS encoding tautomerase family protein — MPIVNVQMYSGRTQKEKDRLAEAITEDVVKILKVGKEEVIVLFTEEPHGNWYASGVRL; from the coding sequence ATGCCTATAGTTAATGTGCAAATGTATAGCGGAAGGACTCAAAAGGAAAAAGATAGGCTAGCAGAGGCAATTACAGAAGATGTAGTTAAAATTTTGAAGGTGGGTAAAGAAGAGGTTATAGTATTATTTACTGAAGAACCTCATGGAAATTGGTATGCTTCTGGTGTTCGATTATAA
- a CDS encoding response regulator transcription factor, which produces MGKYSNINELYNSISKDIKHSIILVDDDIDVSNLLAGYFTLAKFNVHKVISAEECLAKLKELESKVDVVLVNGNIAADRGPMLIVNIKKLNLKINVLALTDNETNKTRVLDYGADEFAIKPISPTTIVEKVSGLLMKKPAELQP; this is translated from the coding sequence TTGGGTAAATACAGCAACATCAATGAATTGTATAATAGCATTAGCAAAGATATAAAGCACTCTATTATCTTGGTTGATGATGACATTGATGTCTCTAACTTGTTAGCAGGCTACTTTACTCTCGCCAAGTTTAATGTACATAAAGTAATTTCAGCAGAGGAATGTTTAGCAAAATTAAAAGAATTGGAAAGCAAAGTTGATGTCGTATTAGTAAATGGAAATATTGCTGCTGACAGAGGTCCTATGCTGATTGTTAATATTAAAAAATTAAATCTGAAAATAAATGTACTTGCGCTGACTGATAACGAAACAAATAAGACTAGAGTTTTAGATTACGGCGCAGATGAATTTGCAATAAAACCAATTAGCCCTACCACTATTGTTGAGAAGGTGAGCGGCTTGTTAATGAAAAAACCTGCAGAGTTACAACCTTAG